In the Streptomyces sp. SJL17-4 genome, GAGGTCAACGCCGCGTTCAAGAAGGCCGCCGACGACGGCGACCTCAAGGGCATCCTGTTCTACACCGAGGACCCGATCGTGTCCTCGGACATCGTCAGCGACCCGGCGTCCTGCACCTTCGACGCCTCCCTGACCATGGTCCAGGAAGGCAACACGGTCAAGATCCTCGGCTGGTACGACAACGAGTGGGGCTACTCCAACCGTCTCGTCGACCTCACCGTCTTCGTCGGCGGCCAGCTCTAAGCTCTAGGGTTCAGGGCAGGCTTTCGATGTGAGCAGGGCTCGGGCAGCGCAACGCCGCGCTGTGCGAGCCCTGTTTGTGTGCTCCACCGCGTACCAAGGAGTCTGTGACAGATGAAGACGATCGACGAGCTTCTCGCCGAAGGCGTCTCCGGCAAGCGGGTGTTCGTCCGCGCCGATCTCAACGTGCCGCTCGACGGCACCACCATCACCGACGACGGCCGCATCCGCGCCGTCGTGCCCACGGTCAAGGCGCTCGCCGACGCGGGTGCCCGCGTCGTGGTCGCCTCGCACCTGGGCCGCCCGAAGGGCGCCCCGGACCCGGCGTTCTCGCTCGCGCCGGCCGCCGCGCGGCTCGGCGAGCTCCTCGGCGCCGAGGTGGCCTTCGCGACGGACACGGTCGGCGAGTCCGCCACCGCCACCGTCGCGGGCCTCGCCGACGGCCAGGTCGCCGTGATCGAGAACCTGCGGTTCAACGCCGGGGAGACCTCGAAGGACGACGCCGAGCGCGGCGCGTTCGCGGACCAGCTGGCCGCCCTCGCCGACGTCTACGTCGGCGACGGCTTCGGCGCCGTGCACCGCAAGCACGCCTCGGTCTTCGACCTCCCGGCGCGCCTGCCGCACGCCGCGGGCTACCTCATCGCCACCGAGGTCGGCGTCCTGAGGAAGCTCACGGACGACGTCCAGCGGCCGTACGTGGTCGCGCTCGGCGGCGCCAAGGTCTCCGACAAGCTCGGTGTGATCGACCACCTCCTGGAGAAGGCCGACCGCATCCTCATCGGCGGCGGCATGGCGTACACCTTCCTCAAGGCCCAGGGCCACGAGGTCGGCATCTCGCTGCTCCAGGAGGACCAGATCCCGGCGGTCCTGGACTACCTGAAGCGCGCCAAGGAGCGCGGGGTGGAGTTCGTCCTCCCCGTCGACGTCCTGGTCTCGGCCGAGTTCCCGGACCTGAAGACCAAGGCTCCGGCCAACCCGACCACGGTCGCCGCGGACGCCATTCCGGCGGACGAGGAGGGCCTGGACATCGGTCCGGAGACCCGTAAGCTCTACGCCTCGAAGCTCGCCGACGCCGGCACCGTTTTCTGGAACGGTCCGATGGGCGTCTTCGAGCACCCCGACTACGCCGAGGGCACCAGGGCCGTCGCCCAGGCGCTCGTCGACTCCCCGGCCTTCACGGTGGTCGGTGGTGGCGACTCCGCCGCCGCCGTCCGCAACCTGGGCTTCGACGAGAAGGCATTCGGCCACATTTCGACCGGCGGCGGCGCCTCCCTCGAATACCTCGAGGGCAAGACGCTTCCCGGCCTCGCCGCACTGGAGGACTGACCCTTTCATGAGCAGCACCCGCACCCCGCTGATGGCGGGCAACTGGAAGATGAACCTCAACCACCTCGAGGCCATCGCCCACGTCCAGAAGCTCGCCTTCGCCCTGACCGACAAGGACTACGACGCCTGTGAGGTCGCGGTCCTGGTTCCCTTCACCGACCTGCGGTCCGTACAGACCCTGATCGACGGCGACAAGCTCAAGATCAAGTACGGCGCCCAGGACATCTCGGCCCACGACTCCGGTGCCTACACCGGCGAGATCTCGGGCCTGATGCTGTCCAAGCTGAAGTGCGCCTACGTGGCCGTCGGCCACTCCGAGCGCCGGCAGTACCACGCCGAGAACGACGAGGTCTGCAACGCCAAGGTGAAGGCCGCCTTCAAGCACGGCGTGACCCCGATCCTCTGCGTCGGTGAGGGCCTGGACATCCGCAAGGCCGGCAACCAGGTCGAGTACACCCTCGCCCAGCTCGACGGCGGTCTGAAGGACGTCCCGGCCGAGCAGGCCGAGACCATCGTGATCGCGTACGAGCCGGTGTGGGCCATCGGCACCGGCGAGGTCGCCACCCCCGACGACGCCCAGGAGGTCTGCGGGGCGATCCGCGGCCGCCTCGCGGAGCTGTACTCGCAGGAGCTGGCCGACAAGGTCCGCATCCAGTACGGCGGCTCGGTGAAGTCCGGCAACGTCGGCGCGATCATGGCGCAGCCGGACGTCGACGGCGCCCTGGTGGGCGGCGCGGCCCTGGACGCCGACGAGTTCGTCAAGATCGTCCGCTTCCGCGACCAGTGAGTATGCGGTAGCGGAGTCGGCGAGCGATCCGAAGGGGCGCGCCGAGGGAACAGGATCGAGCGCGTGCAGCCTCCGAGGAACGAGGAGGCGAGCACGTACGATCCTGTGAGCTCGGCACAAAGCGCCCCGGAGGGGAGCCGAGCCATAAGATACGTCGTACCCTTGCGGGGGTCGGGCAGGTGCCCGGCCCCCGTCCGTATAAGTCCGAGGAAGTTGGTCCAGCCGTGGTTATGGGGTTCTCGATCGCCCTCATCGTCTTCAGCGGGCTGCTGATGCTGCTCGTGCTGATGCACAAGGGCAAGGGTGGCGGCCTCTCCGACATGTTCGGAGGCGGAATGCAGTCCTCCGTCGGTGGCTCCTCGGTCGCCGAGCGCAACCTGGACCGCATCACCGTCGTGGTCGGTCTGCTCTGGTTCGCCTGCATTGTGGTGCTTGGTCTGCTGATGAAGTTGGACGGGTAACTCCGAACACTGGACGCGCGTTGGGCCTTACGTAGACTGGGGCATCTTCGAGCACCATCACGCAGGGAGTTACGACCGTGGCAAGTGGCAACGCGATCCGGGGAAGCCGGGTCGGGGCGGGGCCGATGGGCGAGGCCGAGCGGGGCGAATCGGCGCCGCGCGCCCGCATCTCCTTCTGGTGCTCGAACGGGCACGAGACGCAGCCGAGCTTCGCCAGCGACGCGGCGATCCCCGAGACCTGGGACTGCCCCCGGTGCGGCTTCCCGGCCGGTCAGGACCGGGACAACCCGCCGGACCCGCCGCGCACGGAGCCGTACAAGACCCACCTCGCCTATGTGCGTGAGCGGCGCAGCGACGCGGACGGCGAGGCGATCCTCGCCGAGGCGCTGGCCAAGCTGCGCGGCGAGATCTGAGCACGGTGTGACGATGTGACGAACGGGCCTTGCCCGCGAACTCGGTTCGCGGGCAAGGCCCGTTGTCAGTGGTGCCCTCCAACGTCGGTCGTGAAGGGACTTCGGATCCGGCGGACGAACGGGGGCGCACACCATGACGATGACGGCGACAGCGGGCGGCGCGACCGTGCCCGCCTGGCGCGGCGGCTTCGGAAGGCTGTGGACGGCCGCGGTCGTCTCCCGCTTCGGCGACTCCCTGCGGACCGCCGCGATGCCGCTGCTCGCCGCCTCGCTCACCGACGACCCCCTCCTCATCGCCTCCGTCACCGCCTGCGGCCATCTGCCCTGGCTGCTCTTCGGACTGCTCGGCGGAGCCGTCGCCGACCGTGTCGACCAGCGGCGGGCCATGTGGGCCGTCGACCTCGTACGCGGCGCGCTCATGGCCGGGTTCGCCCTCGCCGTCGCACTCGGACACGCCGGCATCGCCCTGCTGCTCGTCCTCGCCTTCGCACTCACCACCCTGCAGACCCTCTTCGACAACGCCGCCACCGCGCTGCTCCCCGCCCTCGTACCCGCCGAGACCCTGGCCGGGGCCAACGCCCGCCTGATGACCGGTCAGCAGCTCGCGGGCGGGCTCCTCGCCGCGCCCCTGGTCCCCGCCCTGCTCCTCGTTGGGCCCGCCGTGCCGTACGCCGCGGACGCCGCCACCTACGTCCTGGCCGCGCTGCTCATCGCCTCCCTGCGGGCCGGGGCGCCCGAGCGGCCGCCCCGGCCCGCCGGATCCACCCTCCGCGCCGAGATGGCCGAGGGACTCGCCGTGCTGCGCCGCGACCGGACCCTGCGATGGCTCTGCACCGCCACCACCCTCTGCA is a window encoding:
- a CDS encoding phosphoglycerate kinase, whose amino-acid sequence is MKTIDELLAEGVSGKRVFVRADLNVPLDGTTITDDGRIRAVVPTVKALADAGARVVVASHLGRPKGAPDPAFSLAPAAARLGELLGAEVAFATDTVGESATATVAGLADGQVAVIENLRFNAGETSKDDAERGAFADQLAALADVYVGDGFGAVHRKHASVFDLPARLPHAAGYLIATEVGVLRKLTDDVQRPYVVALGGAKVSDKLGVIDHLLEKADRILIGGGMAYTFLKAQGHEVGISLLQEDQIPAVLDYLKRAKERGVEFVLPVDVLVSAEFPDLKTKAPANPTTVAADAIPADEEGLDIGPETRKLYASKLADAGTVFWNGPMGVFEHPDYAEGTRAVAQALVDSPAFTVVGGGDSAAAVRNLGFDEKAFGHISTGGGASLEYLEGKTLPGLAALED
- the tpiA gene encoding triose-phosphate isomerase translates to MSSTRTPLMAGNWKMNLNHLEAIAHVQKLAFALTDKDYDACEVAVLVPFTDLRSVQTLIDGDKLKIKYGAQDISAHDSGAYTGEISGLMLSKLKCAYVAVGHSERRQYHAENDEVCNAKVKAAFKHGVTPILCVGEGLDIRKAGNQVEYTLAQLDGGLKDVPAEQAETIVIAYEPVWAIGTGEVATPDDAQEVCGAIRGRLAELYSQELADKVRIQYGGSVKSGNVGAIMAQPDVDGALVGGAALDADEFVKIVRFRDQ
- the secG gene encoding preprotein translocase subunit SecG, which translates into the protein MGFSIALIVFSGLLMLLVLMHKGKGGGLSDMFGGGMQSSVGGSSVAERNLDRITVVVGLLWFACIVVLGLLMKLDG
- a CDS encoding RNA polymerase-binding protein RbpA, coding for MASGNAIRGSRVGAGPMGEAERGESAPRARISFWCSNGHETQPSFASDAAIPETWDCPRCGFPAGQDRDNPPDPPRTEPYKTHLAYVRERRSDADGEAILAEALAKLRGEI
- a CDS encoding MFS transporter produces the protein MTATAGGATVPAWRGGFGRLWTAAVVSRFGDSLRTAAMPLLAASLTDDPLLIASVTACGHLPWLLFGLLGGAVADRVDQRRAMWAVDLVRGALMAGFALAVALGHAGIALLLVLAFALTTLQTLFDNAATALLPALVPAETLAGANARLMTGQQLAGGLLAAPLVPALLLVGPAVPYAADAATYVLAALLIASLRAGAPERPPRPAGSTLRAEMAEGLAVLRRDRTLRWLCTATTLCNIGMGALIATLVVLVTDGLHTGNAGYAATVTAFAVGGVAGGLLARRIAERTGRIRAVFLAGAVQTGCLVLLGTVPVLAVSIGAMAVFGFMGTVWNVQQTTLMQERAPEGMLGRIAAAFRTLAVAGAPLGAVLGGAAAAGWGPLTPALLAAALFALAVASLAPLIN